The Arachis ipaensis cultivar K30076 chromosome B03, Araip1.1, whole genome shotgun sequence region CTCCGAGATCAACAAGTTGGTTGAGCACGACCTCTCCCTCTCTAAGGAACTGAACACTGCCCGGGGTCAGGCTACTTCTGCGGAGGCCAAAGTTAAAAACTTGGAGAAAAAATTAAAAGGGTTGGAGGAGAAGCACAGCGAGATCGAGGGGTCGGCCCAGGTTGCACAGCAAGAGGTCGCTCtcttgaagaagaaaaataaagacaTTGTGGGAATCCCAAGAAGGTCGTCAAAGCTACCGAGGAAGGGATCAAGGCCCAAATTGCCATCTTGGCTCTCGACTTCGATACCTCATGGTTGGGGCTTTGAAGATGGTGCAGGACGGTAAGATTGTTGATATCCCTAAGAAGTCGGGAACCCCCCAATAATTTTAGTCTTTGTaattttaatgttgttttttacTTGTTAGTTTTGTCGGGCCGATGCGATGCCCTTTTTTTGCAATACTTTGACTTACCGCGCCGATGTGGTGCCTTTGTTTTGTAACATTCATTATAACTTGCTTTATATCATTCATAGGCCGATTTGTTATCTTTGGAAAATATTTGAAGCTAGTTCCTAGATTTATCGTTTGGCCGGTAGGCTGTAGATTTTGCTTATGGTATTTTTGCACCGATTATGGCTCCTGGGGTGATCAGCCCCAGTTAGCTGTGggaaagaaataataatataaCAACACTTAAAGTAAGCGAAATGACACAATGAAATGCAATATTTATGGAATTTATAATGAAACTAGTCAATAAGGTAACAATGGCGTAATGACAAGGTAACAAGCAATAGGGAAAACAAAGTAACAAGCAGTAGTGGACGAGAATAGGGTAACCTGTTAAGTCGCTAGGTCGCCTTTCAAGAGTAGAATCTTTTTAAGTTCACCACATTCCATGTCCTTGGTACCTCACTCCCATTCAAGCGTTCCAACTTGTACGCCCTCTTTCCGAGTACCTCTCTTACTCTGTACGGACCTTCCCAGGTAGCTACCAACTTTTCTTCTCCTGGGATCGATATCCCGATGTCGTTTCTCCATAGCACCAGGTCATCTGGCTCGAAACTCCTTTTTAGTACCTTGGTGTTGTACCTTAAATTTACCTTTTGCTTTAGCTCCATTTTTGTCAAATGTGCCGTTTCCCTTGTTTCGTCAATCAGGTCTTTCTCCATCGCTTCTTCAACACCTCCGAGAAGCAGCCTCGGGCTTGGTTCCCCGATTTCCACCAGGATTACCACGTCGACCCCGTAAGTAATCCAGAACGGTGTTTTCCCGGTAGAAGATTGTGGCGTTGTCCTATACGATCATAGGACTCAGGCTAACTCGTCTGCCTAGGAGCCCTTTTTTTGGCCTAGTCATTTCTTCAGGCTGTGAAGGATGACCTTGTTTGCAGCTTCCACCTGGCCATTGCTCCATGGGTGCTCGACTGACGAGAATTTCTGCTTGATTCCCATTCTTGAAAGGAACTCGCCAAACTTTTTATTCGCGAACTGCGTCCCATTGTCTGAAATGACAATCTCAGGGATTCCAAACCTAGAGACCACTTGCCTCCATATGAACTTCCGACAGTTTGCCGAAGTTATATCGTCCAACGGTTCTACCTCAATTCACTTTGTATAGTAATTGATGACCACAATGAGGTACTTAACCCGACCGAGACCCACTGAGAACGGGCCCAAGAGGTTGACTCTCGATTGAGTGAAAGGTCGGGCCGCCAGCATTGAGCTTAACTCCATTACTGGGGACTTATGAAAATTGGCGTTCTCTTGGCACTTCTTACACTTTCTCACGAATTCTTGTGCATAGGACATCATGGAAGACCAATAATATCCGGCTCTAACGAGTTTCCTGGCCAACGCCTTTCCCCCGATATGGTGGCCATAGCAACCTTCGCTCAAGACGTAGTCCGTTTGCTCGGGGCGCAAGCACTTCAACAGGGGTTGATC contains the following coding sequences:
- the LOC107633866 gene encoding uncharacterized protein LOC107633866, with protein sequence MDPILRFLVNGELLEDKKGARMVRREVAKYVAIQGQLYKRGFDQPLLKCLRPEQTDYVLSEGCYGHHIGGKALARKLVRAGYYWSSMMSYAQEFVRKYNGTQFANKKFGEFLSRMGIKQKFSSVEHPWSNGQVEAANKVILHSLKK